A single window of Nyctibius grandis isolate bNycGra1 chromosome Z, bNycGra1.pri, whole genome shotgun sequence DNA harbors:
- the MYO15A gene encoding unconventional myosin-XV, translating into MAGKKGDPRKDAEAKGKGGKRKGKDGKKGKKEAPSESEETSDTELLKAEESEEEEKDEEEVAVEQPKKGKGKEKKGVTKGAVAKKVARGKKVQLEPEEEEGESDAAPTKKNLKGTSKLVMGLAADNAKKKKGAKGAAAKGQPKASAGPGLAEEEEAVAPKARAKRSLRSTSKLFLGFKKLGLHRPKKGQFKNTSRFFWGLQKHSTKKKKKKKNKAVLKSTSNLMVRFKHVGKKRKEAASSSPPAKPSFLLLRRGGRAAEDGTSLFRRRPERKFKPRAQVLSKAASATGWLARKVLSRRGRLARGGRAADVAWLSRIGAKKLPFPAEDEILRHRANMKRIPGGSGLSAPGAARHGQERHGSVMRRLSRRLSQHAPAEPLVPRYGWAEEEDGDGAYSSRRGYAKKEDGAYGSRRGYAKEEDGAYSPQRGYAEEDGAYGPWCGYAEEEDGAYGPQHGYTEEEEGYIQPQAYPARYGFKDAVPTPYTDYPGYEAEEEYGFYGGVWEEDDAPGQPYGYAELEDEGPFSGRSPLALYDPYSSDPEYGEEAAGPFGYGRDPYEDFGDPLAEGYPGREYPEHRIQYSEAGWAPHAQSSCNPYAVALEEIAEAEEPEEWEEEEEEEEDREYPFSILSASSLRGMRETLSSKLSINRKFRLFPRPQVKLFGRDRLDVPLLPSPHLPATRDEDDYAEYEPPPPAPGPTAAPGRRVSAARACGSPLGQFLQSSLSQAPSHPPRGAGGHRDPRTPQPSHRRSTHGLAGMESTSLGGRDPPSRASPARDPSPPVGRWEQPPPQEQGAVRRLPLRNPFANPGRSPSPPPSRQRPGSVRGEGPRRTPSLGASVRRFSPEPPAPPPAAPRSPGLGGRRLGVPTVGSGRPLSPRPSRRSRPPGLPLPQAWPRLPEPPTKAVKPLQRTPFLAPSPRPGSRRLGRPGPSWDEELPPWQGPTQGLAGVPPPPSPAPGTPKTFLQRIGQPLAGMAPRSPPARPSPTEAGGRSPSPGRSVGQSLASLLVGSVAPAEAPPSPPPARRPSSRLPSSPRRSSRRDGSTHRSPSPPVGRRGWANTGRPVLPSSPRSSTRSPSPQRHAALPVPRGRAPGSPATPHRGTRPPGPAEAVEGNVAAGEEGAGRYAVVTPQVQRLGSFRRASRMYKQHWSAQHVVRVREMPDAWTTEQGVSRQPTQRGRQWASQRGADIARYLSQRSPAGGWRDRHPWAEGYLGTKQPWRSKMQSLCSLPIVRYQEPQEEDGLEDMTQLEDLQEAAVLSNVRTRFERQLIYTYIGSILVSVNPYRLYDIYGTEQVLQYEGRALGENPPHLFAIANVAYSKVMDAKHNQCIVISGESGSGKTEATKLILRYLAAVSQKRSAAPQILEATPLLESFGNAKTVRNDNSSRFGKFVEIFLEDGLICGAITSQYLLEKSRVVFQAKSERNYHIFYEMLAGLPAQQRQRYCLQGAETYYYLNQGGNCEIPGKADAEDFRRLLNTMEVLSFSAEEQSSIFRILSSVLHLGNVYFEKYESDCQEVATVVSATEIRTVAELLQVSPEGLQKAITFKVTETLREKIFTPLTVESAVDARDAIAKTLYSLLFGWLTDHINKLVYPRQEALSVAILDIYGFEDLNFNSFEQLCINYANEYLQFFFNKIVFQEEQEEYLREQIEWKEIPFSDNQPCIDLISQKPYGILRILDDQSCFPQATDHTFLQKCHYHHGTNPLYTKPKMPLPEFTIKHYAGKVTYQVHKFLDKNYDQVRQDVLDLFISSKTKVVANLFFGHAQVVARQRSLVRRSSTRTRRYKAPTVAARFQQSLLDLVEKMERCNPFFVRCLKPNNKKEPGLFEADVVSSQLRYSGILETIRIRKEGFPIRIPFLVFIDRYRCLVDMWSNVIPNGANCVEMLKSLCPVSPTMYYVGVSKLFLKEQLYQALESKRARAHHLAALTLQRYARAFFIKRRFRSLRRKIVLLQSRARGYLARQRYRRMRHTLIRFRSLVHIYVNRRRYLKKKEDARRQAEEEKERMKQELTRREVVDVTHLEIPAELMGLLEAAAAAREVNAGCVVLVPPPALQPDSQLTLPLDINDYPMAKYVRGHFQEPAFGMLTAPLAAPLTRLDEELCHEALSLFQLILRFMGDPGLGGPQETLFGNYIVQKGLSAPGLRDELLAQAANQVWRNTNVNNEERGWLLLAACLSAFPPSAAFDKYLLKFVSDYAFAGYKPVCQRKLMHAMARGQLGAAAARTYPPSLLEWTANRQQASMALDLHCFNGDQFSCPVHSWSTGEDVAGDVLKHRGLAEGWRGWSVAMKAGAQWAELAGHDYVLDLVSNLELLRGFPKQKSCFLVTWEGAESRGGDSRAVLGRGLDLDEVPPPPAVRAPTLPSTEGYHPHADGEFGEPRSQKGLDRYLDSLFDPVLSYGNGELEKPAAISQRMKGGGGVGGGDDGGDADGSRPPVPAETRQPRGPEPAPSPQCRADANQPPGPPGRAAEGTPARAPQPRPYLQKASPVGRRWPGELVRHSRLNSEHVPRPTHDIRNIIRQCQPAPRGSRPPSKLFGKKLDPHEEAVQILKEQLSAAQVPAAAGPKEMVATVKPVTSGGYQLRALTGRPVATQPPVSISRELPSEGQQVQTQLHRSCSEDFYTYHNVPWKIYIRKEVFYPKDSINNPLLLDLIFRQIFNDTLSDTCIRLSQEERLRLKSLFAQNKLDSFSPVATESVKREIIATARDGCEVYFSRLFPATGSVGTGVQILAVSHAGVKLLRLVKGTNVPGEQLRVLRAYSYADVLFVTTPSRNMLEFNLCSEKLILFSPKAPQVKAMVDHFITELRKDSQYVVAVRNYSPEDGRQLSFHKGDIIHLQPLERPEGDHYYGCVVRKKVMYLEELKTGTQDFGWKFGAIHGRSGLFPAEYVQPVAAPDFVHLPAERKEEPRDKRGKVAASAAVAVAVASTAVAQELDRKTEASPARGEGPEGDGSERLGASAGTCPMVAFARRYFRAARHRTTDSHGTKAKRDVPDVLEMLMFTKTPILESLIEFVDGGISKLATEAFQAVMKFMGDHPLRGQTEPDAICTILKLCAEHEVLRDEVYCQIIKQVTNNTSSKPDSCQKGWRLLYILAAYYKCSEVLRPFLLAFLQDASSHPELPFQGIAKACEQNLRKTLQCGGRSLFPSSMELKAMVAGRSAKRQLFLLPGGIERHLKIKTCSVALDVIEELCCEMGLQHPEAFDEYILFVVTDGGQSVRPLTRREYVLDVAAETERRDAGYTFWCRRVVWSQPLKFDNELYVTVHYNQVLPDYLKGLFAVLPPARPGEQHFPHMAKLAALQHRAKDRHHLPTAREVQDYVPPQLFHLLKAQSWLHMVTQHMQQAQALSAHQARAQFLGLLSAYPMFGSSFFYIQSCSNNAIVSPCILAVNQNGLSFLSKETHEPVAKFSLKEIQSTRTQRPTAGSSYPYVEITLGDLLAQGITQLQLEQGLELCRVVAAHMERLLGAREKRLTLPPSEITLL; encoded by the exons ATGGCGGGCAAGAAGGGGGACCCCAGAAAGGATGCGGAGGCCAAAGGGAAGGGGGGCAAACGGAAAGGGAAGGATggcaagaagggcaagaaggaggcaCCCAGCGAGTCGGAGGAGACCTCGgacacagagctgctgaaggcGGAGGAGAGcgaagaggaggagaaggacgaggaggaggtggctgtggagcagcccaagaaggggaaggggaaggagaagaagggggTGACCAAGGGGGCGGTGGCAAAGAAGGTGGCCCGGGGGAAGAAGGTGCAGCTGGagccggaggaggaggagggcgagAGCGATGCTGCGCCCACCAAGAAGAACCTGAAGGGCACCTCCAAGCTGGTGATGGGGCTGGCGGCCGACAACgccaagaagaagaaaggggcCAAGGGCGCAGCGGCCAAGGGCCAGCCCAAAGCATCCGCGGGGCCCGGCCtggccgaggaggaggaggcggtggCGCCGAAGGCCCGGGCGAAGCGGAGCCTCCGCAGCACCTCCAAGCTCTTCCTGGGCTTCAAGAAGCTGGGGCTGCATCGGCCCAAGAAGGGGCAGTTCAAGAACACGTCCCGCTTCTTCTGGGGGCTGCAGAAGCACAGCaccaagaagaagaagaagaagaagaacaagGCGGTGCTCAAGTCCACCTCCAACCTCATGGTTCGCTTCAAGCACGTGGgcaagaagaggaaggaggcgGCCAGCAGCTCCCCGCCGGCGAAGCcatccttcctgctgctgcggcggggcgggcgggcggccgaGGATGGCACGTCCCTCTTCCGCCGGCGCCCGGAAAGGAAATTCAAGCCGCGGGCGCAGGTGCTGAGCAAGGCGGCCTCCGCCACGGGCTGGCTGGCCAGGAAGGTGCTCTCCCGGCGCGGGCGGCTggcgcggggcggccgggcggcCGACGTGGCCTGGCTCTCGCGTATCGGCGCCAAGAAGCTGCCGTTCCCCGCGGAAGACGAGATCCTCAGGCACCGGGCCAACATGAAGCGGATCCCCGGCGGCAGCGGGCTGTCGGCCCCTGGCGCCGCGCGGCACGGCCAGGAGAGGCACGGCAGCGTGATGCGGCGCCTGTCCCGGCGGCTGTCCCAGCACGCGCCTGCGGAGCCGCTGGTACCGCGCTACGGGTGGgccgaggaggaggatgga GATGGAGCCTACAGCTCCCGCCGTGGTTATGCCAAGAAGGAGGATGGAGCCTATGGCTCCCGCCGTGGATACGccaaggaggaggatggagcctACAGCCCCCAGCGTGGCTATGCTGAGGAGGATGGAGCTTACGGCCCCTGGTGTGGCTACgccgaggaggaggatggagcctACGGCCCCCAGCACGGCTAcactgaggaggaggaaggctacATCCAACCCCAAGCCTACCCAGCCAGGTACGGCTTCAAGGATGCGGTCCCGACACCCTACACCGACTACCCCGGCTATGAGGCAGAGGAAGAGTACGGCTTCTACGGGGGTGTTTGGGAGGAGGATGACGCGCCGGGGCAGCCCTACGGCTACGCAGAGCTGGAGGATGAGGGGCCGTTCAGCGGCAGGTCCCCCCTCGCGCTCTATGACCCTTACAGCAGCGACCCAGAGTACGGcgaggaggcagcagggcccTTCGGCTACGGGAGGGACCCCTACGAGGACTTTGGGGACCCCCTCGCTGAGGGGTACCCAGGGCGTGAATACCCCGAGCATCGCATCCAGTACAGCGAGGCGGGGTGGGCGCCGCACGCCCAGTCCTCCTGCAACCCCTACGCCGTGGCCCTGGAGGAGATTGCTGAGGCCGAGGAGCCCGAggagtgggaggaagaggaggaggaggaggaggacagggagTACCCCTTCTCCATCCTCAGCGCCTCCTCGCTGCGGGGCATGCGGGAGACCCTCTCCTCCAAACTCTCCATCAATAGGAAATTCAGGCTCTTCCCCCGGCCCCAGGTCAAGCTTTTTGGCAGGGACCGCCTGGACGTCCCCCTCCTGCCATCCCCCCACCTGCCCGCCACCCGCGATGAGGACGACTATGCCGAGTAcgagccgccgccgccagcccccggCCCCACGGCAGCCCCGGGGCGCCGGGTTTCGGCAGCGCGGGCCTGCGGGAGCCCGTTGGGACAGTTCCTCCAGAGCTCCCTCTCACAGGCCCCCAGTCACCCGCCacggggggcggggggacatCGGGACCCccgcaccccccagccctcccacaGACGCTCCACCCATGGGCTGGCGGGGATGGAGAGCACCAGCCTGGGGGGCCGGGACCCCCCATCACGAGCATCTCCAGCCAGGGACCCTTCCCCACCCGTGGGGCGCTGGGAacagccccctccccaagaGCAGGGGGCCGTGCGGCGGCTGCCGCTCCGTAACCCCTTTGCCAACCCTGGGCGCTCCCCATCGCCGCCGCCGTCCCGGCAGCGCCCCGGCAGCGTGCGGGGCGAGGGGCCGCGGCGAACCCCCTCCCTCGGGGCCAGCGTCCGCCGGTTCAGCCCCGagccccctgccccgccgccggctGCCCCCCGctcgccggggctgggggggaggcgTTTGGGGGTGCCCACGGTGGGCTCGGGGAGACCCCTGTCCCCACGGCCGTCACGGCGGAGCAgacccccggggctgccgcTCCCCCAGGCCTGGCCCCGGCTTCCTGAGCCCCCCACCAAGGCTGTGAAGCCGCTGCAGAGGACCCCCTTCCTGGCAccgtccccccgccccggcagccgccgcctcggccgccccggcccctccTGGGACGAGGAGCTGCCCCCCTGGCAGGGTCCCACGCAGGGTCTCGctggggtgccccccccacccagccctgctcctggcacccCCAAAACCTTCCTCCAGCGCATCGGGCAGCCCCTGGCCGGCAtggccccccgctcccccccggcAAGGCCGTCTCCCACCGAAGCGGGGGGCCGTAGCCCCTCCCCGGGGCGCTCCGTGGGGCAGTCCTTGGCGTCACTGCTTGTGGGGAGTGTGGCCCCCGCCGAAGCCCCCCCGTCCCCACCTCCCGCCCGCCGTCCCTCCTCCCGCTTGCCCTCCTCTCCCCGGCGCTCATCCCGGCGGGATGGGAGCACCCACAGATCACCCAGCCCACCGGTGGGGCGCCGGGGCTGGGCCAACACCGGGCGCCCcgtcctcccctcctccccacgcAGCAGCACCCGCAGCCCCTCACCGCAGCGCCACGCCGCTCTCCCCGTGCCCCGTGGCCGAGCCCCCGGCTCGCCAGCCACCCCACACCGTGGCACTCgccccccggggccggcggaGGCCGTCGAGGGCAACGTGGCGGCCGGGGAGGAGGGCGCGGGGCGCTACGCTGTGGTGACGCCGCAGGTGCAGAGGTTGGGCTCCTTCCGGCGCGCGTCCCGCATGTACAAGCAGCACTGGTCGGCGCAGCACGTCGTACGGGTGCGGGAGATGCCCGACGCCTGGACGACGGAGCAGGGGGTCTCCCGGCAGCCCACCCAGCGCGGCCGGCAGTGGGCGAGCCAGCGGGGAGCCGACATCGCCCGGTACCTGAGCCAGCGCTCGCCGGCGGGCGGCTGGCGGGACAGGCACCCCTGGGCCGAGGGGTACCTGGGCACCAAGCAGCCCTGGCGCAGCAAG ATGCAGTCGCTGTGCAGCCTGCCCATCGTGCGGTACCAGGAGCCGCAGGAGGAGGATGGGCTGGAGGACATGACCCAGCTGGA GGACCTCCAGGAAGCCGCGGTGCTGAGCAACGTCCGGACGCGGTTCGAGCGCCAGCTCATCTAC ACCTACATCGGCAGCATCCTGGTGTCGGTGAACCCGTACCGGCTCTACGACATCTACGGGACGGAGCAGGTGCTGCAGTACGAGGGCAGAGCGCTGGGCGAGAACCCGCC gcaccTCTTTGCCATCGCGAACGTCGCCTACTCCAAAGTGATGGATGCCAAACACAACCAGTGTATCGTCATCAG TGGGGAGAGCGGCTCGGGGAAGACCGAAGCCACCAAGTTGATCCTGCGCTACCTGGCAGCCGTCAGCCAGAAACGCAGCGCTGCCCCGCAG ATCCTGGAGGCGACCCCCTTGCTGGAGTCCTTCGGCAACGCCAAAACCGTGCGGAACGACAACTCCAGCAGGTTCGGGAAATTCGTGGAGATCTTTCTGGAGGA CGGCTTGATCTGCGGTGCCATAACCTCTCAGTACCTGCTGGAGAAGTCCCGCGTGGTCTTCCAG gccAAGAGCGAGCGCAACTACCACATCTTCTACGAGATGCTGGcggggctgccagcccagcagcgCCAGCGGTACTGCCTGCAGGGCGCCGAGACCTACTACTACCTGAACCAG ggtggGAACTGCGAGATCCCCGGCAAGGCCGACGCAGAGGATTTCCGTCGGCTGCTCAACACCATGGAGGTGCTGAGCTTCAGCgcggaggagcagagcagcatctTCCGCATCCTCTCCTCCGTCCTCCACCTGGGCAACGTCTACTTCGAAAAATACGAG AGCGACTGCCAGGAGGTGGCCACGGTGGTGAGTGCCACGGAGATCCGGACggtggctgagctgctgcaggtgtCCCCCGAGGGCCTGCAGAAAGCCATCACTTTCAAGGTGACG GAAACGCTGCGGGAGAAGATTTTTACCCCCCTGACCGTCGAAAGTGCCGTGGATGCCAG GGACGCCATTGCCAAGACCCTCTACTCCCTGCTCTTCGGCTGGCTCACGGACCACATCAACAAGCTGGTGTACCCGCGGCAGGAGGCCCTCTCCGTCGCCATCCTGGACATCTACGGCTTCGAG GACCTCAACTTCAACAGCTTCGAGCAACTCTGCATCAACTACGCCAACGAGTACCTGCAGTTCTTCTTCAACAAGATCGTCTTCCAGGAGGAGCAG GAGGAGTACCTGCGGGAGCAGATCGAGTGGAAGGAGATCCCCTTCAGTGACAACCAGCCCTGCATCGACCTCATCTCCCAGAAGCCCTACGGTATCCTCCGCATCCTCGACGaccagagctgcttcccccaG GCCACCGACCACACGTTCCTCCAGAAGTGTCACTACCACCACGGGACGAACCCTCTGTACACGAAGCCGAAGATGCCGCTGCCCGAGTTCACCATCAAGCACTATGCAGGGAAGGTGACCTACCAG GTTCACAAGTTTTTGGATAAAAATTACGACCAGGTCCGTCAGGACGTGCTGGACCTGTTCATCAGCAGCAAGACCAAG GTGGTGGCCAACCTCTTCTTCGGCCATGCCCAGGTGGTGGCCCGGCAGAGGAGCCTGGTCAGGAGGAGCAGCACCAGGACGCGGCGGTACAAGGCCCCCACCGTGGCCGCCCGGTTCCAGCAATCGCTCCTGGACCTGGTGGAGAAGATGGAGAG GTGCAACCCCTTCTTTGTGCGCTGCCTCAAACCCAACAACAAGAAG GAGCCGGGGCTCTTTGAGGCTGACGTGGTCAGCAGCCAGCTGCGGTACTCAGGGATCCTGGAGACGATCCGCATCCGCAAGGAGGGCTTCCCCATCCGCATCCCCTTCCTCGTCTTCATCGACAG GTACCGCTGCCTTGTCGACATGTGGTCCAACGTCATTCCCAACGGAGCCAACTGCGTGGAGATGCTGAAGAGCCTCTGCCCCGTCAGCCCCACCATGTACTACGTCGGTGTCAGCAAG CTCTTCCTGAAGGAGCAGCTGTACCAGGCGCTGGAGAGCAAGCGAGCCCGTGCCCATCACCTGGCCGCCCTCACGCTCCAGCGCTACGCTCGAGCCTTCTTCATCAAGAGGCGCTTCCGCTCCCTCCGCAGGAAGATCGTCCTCCTGCAAAGCCGGGCGCGGGGCTACCTGGCcag GCAGCGGTACCGGCGCATGCGGCACACGCTCATCAGGTTCAGGTCGCTGGTGCACATCTACGTGAACCGCCGGCGGTACCTCAAG AAGAAGGAGGATGCCCGCCGGCAGgcggaggaggagaaggagaggatgAAGCAG GAGCTGACgaggagggaggtggtggacgTCACCCACCTGGAGATCCCGGCCGAGCTGAtggggctgctggaggctgccGCAG CCGCCCGGGAGGTGAACGCCGGCTGCGTGGTCCTGGTGCCACCGCCAGCGCTGCAGCCCGACTCCCAGCTCACCCTCCCGCTCGACATCAACGACTACCCCATGGCCAAGTACGTGCGGGGCCACTTCCAG GAGCCAGCGTTTGGGATGCTGACAGCCCCGCTGGCAGCCCCCCTCACCCGGCTGGACGAGGAGCTGTGCCACGAGGCGCTCAGCCTCTTCCAACTG ATCCTGCGGTTCATGGGGGACCCGGGGCTGGGCGGCCCGCAGGAGACCCTCTTCGGCAACTACATCGTGCAGAAGGGGCTGTCGGCGCCGGGGCTGCGGGACGAGCTCCTGGCACAAGCCGCCAACCAGGTTTGGCGTAACACCAACGTCAACAACgaggagcggggctggctgctgctggccgcCTGCCTCAGCGCCTTCCCCCCCTCCGCCGCCTTCGACAAGTACCTGCTCAA GTTCGTCTCCGACTACGCCTTCGCCGGCTACAAGCCGGTGTGCCAGCGCAAGCTGATGCACGCCATGGCGCGGGGACAGCTGGGCGCCGCAGCCGCCCGCACCTACCCGCCCTCGCTGCTGGAGTGGACGGCGAACCGGCAGCAAGCCAGCATGGCCCTTGACCTCCACTGCTTCAacg GTGACCAGTTCTCCTGCCCAGTCCACTCCTGGAGCACAGGCGAGGACGTGGCAGGGGATGTCCTGAAGCACAG ggggctggcagagggctgGCGTGGCTGGTCTGTGGCCATGAAGGCGGGTGCCCAGTGGGCCGAGCTGGCCGGCCATGACTATGTCCTGGATCTCGTCTCCAACCTCGAGCTGCTCCGGGGCTTCCCCAAACAGAAGTCCTGCTTCCTCGTTACGTGGGAGGGGGCCGAGAGCCGCGGCGGGGACAGCCGGGC ggtgctgggacgTGGCTTGGATTTGGATGAAGTGCCTCCTCCCCCGGCCGTGAGAGCCCCCACACTGCCATCCACAGAGGGGTACCACCCCCACG CAGACGGGGAATTTGGGGAGCCGCGCAGCCAGAAGGGTCTGGACCGGTACCTGGACAGCCTCTTCGACCCCGTGCTCTCCTACGGCAATGGG GAGCTGGAGAAGCCGGCCGCCATCTCGCAGAGGATGAAGGGAGGAGGCGGCGTGGGAGGGGGGGACGATGGTGGCGATGCTGATGGGAGCCGACCCCCTGTGCCTGCAGAGACGCGTCAGCCGAGGG GTCCGGAGCCAGCCCCGTCCCCGCAGTGCCGGGCAGATGCCAACCAGCCGCCTGGGCCCCCG ggcagagcagcggaggggacgCCAGCCCGCGCCCCCCAGCCTCGGCCCTACTTGCAGAAAGCCT CACCCGTGGGCCGGCGGTGGCCGGGCGAGCTGGTGCGGCATTCCCGGCTCAACTCGGAGCACGTCCCGCGGCCCACGCACGACATCCGCAACATCATCCGGCAGTGCCAGCCGGCCCCGCGCGGCTCCCGGCCCCCCAG CAAGCTCTTTGGGAAGAAGCTGGACCCCCACGAGGAAGCCGTGCAGATCCTGAAGGAGCAGCTCTCAGCAGCCCAGGTGCCAGCGGCTGCA GGGCCCAAGGAGATGGTGGCCACGGTGAAGCCGGTCACCAGCGGCGGGTACCAGCTGCGAGCGCTGACGGGGCGTCCGGTGGCCACCCAGCCCCCAG TCTCCATCTCCCGGGAGCTCCCGTCCGAGGGGCAGCAGGTCCAGACCCAGCTGCACCGGAGCTGCAGCGAGGACTTCTACACGTACCACAACGTGCCCTGGAAGATATACATCCGCAAGGAG GTTTTCTACCCCAAGGACAGCATCAACAACCCGCTGCTGCTCGACCTTATCTTCCGGCAG ATCTTCAACGACACACTCTCCGACACCTGCATCCGACTCAGCCAGGAGGAGCGGCTCCGCTTGAAATCCCTCTTCG CACAAAACAAGCTGGACTCCTTCAGCCCCGTGGCCACCGAGAGCGTCAAGAGGGAGATCATCGCCACGGCCCGGGACGGCTGCGAGGTGTATTTCTCACGCCTCTTCCCCGCCACG GGCAGCGTGGGGACGGGTGTGCAGATCCTGGCTGTGTCCCACGCCGGCGTCAAGCTGCTGCGGCTGGTGAAGGGCACTAACgtccctggggagcagctgcGGGTGCTGCGGGCATACAG CTATGCCGACGTGCTGTTCGTGACCACCCCGTCCAGGAACATGCTGGAATTCAACCTGTGCAGCGAGAAGCTCATCCTCTTCTCCCCCAAAGCACCCCAGGTCAAGGCCATGGTCGATCACTTCATCACAGAGCTCAGGAAG GACTCCCAGTACGTGGTGGCGGTGAGGAACTACAGCCCGGAGGACGGGCGCCAGCTCAGCTTCCACAAAGGGGACAtcatccacctgcagcccctggagcgCCCCGAGGGAG ACCACTACTACGGCTGCGTGGTTCGCAAGAAAGTGATGTACCTGGAGGAGCTGAAGACGGGCACCCAGGATTTCG GGTGGAAGTTCGGGGCCATCCACGGCAGGTCGGGGCTCTTCCCCGCCGAGTACGTCCAGCCCGTCGCGGCCCCCGACTTCGTCCATTTGCCGGCCGAGAGGAAAGAGGAGCCCAGGGACAAGCGGGGCAAGGTGGCAGCTTCGGCAGCCGTGGCCGTGGCCGTGGCCTCCACCGCCGTGGCCCAGGAGCTGGACCGGAAAACCGAG GCGTCCCCTGCCCGTGGGGAGGGTCCGGAGGGAGATGGCAGCGAGCGGCTCGGGGCCAGCGCGGGGACCTGCCCCATGGTGGCCTTCGCCCGGCGGTACTTCCGCGCGGCGCGGCACAGGACCAC GGACTCCCATGGGACGAAGGCCAAGAGGGACGTGCCCGATGTGCTGGAGATGCTGATGTTCACCAAG ACCCCCATACTGGAGTCGCTCATCGAATTTGTGGATGGTGGCATCAGCAAACTGGCCACCGAGGCTTTCCAAG CTGTGATGAAGTTCATGGGCGACCACCCTCTGAGGGGGCAGACGGAGCCGGACGCCATCTGCACCATCCTCAAG CTGTGCGCGGAGCACGAGGTCCTGCGGGACGAGGTGTACTGCCAGATCATCAAGCAGGTCACCAACAACACCAGCTCCAAGCC GGACAGCTGCCAGAAGGGCTGGAGGTTGCTCTACATCCTCGCCGCCTACTACAAGTGCTCCGAGGTGCTCAGACCCTTCCTCCTGGCCTTCCTGCAGGACGCCAGCAGCCACCCGGAGCTGCCTTTCCAGG gCATCGCCAAAGCCTGCGAGCAAAACCTGCGGAAAACCCTGCAGTGCGGCGGCCGCAGCctcttccccagcagcatggaGCTCAAGGCCATGGTG GCTGGACGCAGTGCCAAGCGccagctcttcctcctgcccGGCGGCATTGAGAGGCACCTCAAGATCAAGACGTGCTCG GTGGCTCTGGACGTGATTGAGGAGCTGTGCTGCGAGATGGGGCTGCAGCACCCGGAGGCGTTTGACGAGTACATCCTCTTCGTGGTGACCGACGGAG GGCAGAGCGTGCGGCCGCTGACCCGCCGCGAGTACGTCCTGGACGTGGCCGCCGAGACGGAGCGCCGGGACGCCGGGTACACCTTCTGGTGCCGCCGCGTGGTCTGGAGCCAGCCCCTCAAGTTCGACAACGAGCTCTACGTCACCGTCCACTACAACCAG gTGCTCCCTGACTACCTCAAGGGGCTGTTCGCTGTCCTGCCGCCCGCCAGGCCGGGAGAGCAGCACTTCCCACACATGGCCAAGCTGGCCGCCCTCCAGCACCGAGCCAAGGACCGCCACCACCTCCCCACCGC GCGGGAGGTGCAGGACTACGTCCCCCCCCAGCTCTTCCACCTGCTGAAGGCCCAATCCTGGCTCCACATGGTGACCCAGCACATGCAGCAAGCCCAGGCGCTCAGCGCCCACCAGGCCCGGGCACAGTTCCTGG gGCTGCTGAGCGCTTACCCCATGTTCGGCTCATCCTTCTTCTACATCCAGAGCTGCAGCAACAACGCCATTGTCTCGCCCTGCATCCTGGCCGTCAACCAGAACGGCCTCAGCTTCCTCAGCAAGGAGACCCAC GAGCCCGTGGCCAAGTTCTCGCTGAAGGAGATCCAGTCGACGCGGACGCAGCGGCCGACGGCCGGCTCCAGCTACCCCTACGTGGAGATCACGCTGGGCGACCTCCTGGCGCAGGGCATcacccagctgcagctggagcag GGCCTGGAGCTGTGCCGCGTGGTGGCCGCGCACATGGAGAGGCTGCTGGGagcccgggagaagaggctgacgCTGCCGCCCAGCGAGATCACCCTGCTCTGA